In the genome of Longimicrobiaceae bacterium, the window GACGGAGGCGGGCGTGGACGCGGACCCGGGGAGATCGGGCGGCGAGCCCGTGTCCATCCGCGCTTTCCGCGACACCGACATGCCGCGCGTGCTGGCGATCGAGCGCGCCTCTTTCAGCACGCCGTGGAAGGAGAGCACCTTCCGCAGCCTGCTGATGCGCACCGACACCGACCTGTTCGTGGCCGAGCGCGGCGGCGTTCCCGTGGGCTACGCCGCCTGCTGGACGGTGGTGGACCAGGCCGAGCTGGGCAACGTGGCCGTGGCTCCGGAGGCGCGCGGCCTGGGGATCGGCGGCGCGCTGGTGGACCACGCGATCCGCTGCGCCCGCTCGCGCGGAGCCCGCGAAGTGTTCCTGGAGGTACGCGAATCCAACGTCTCCGCGCAGTCGGTGTACCTCGCGAAAGGGTTCCAGGTGCTGGGCCGGCGGCGGCGCTACTACACCCTGCCCACCGAAGACGCGCTCGTAATGCGCCTTGAGGCTTGACGCGCCTGTCCACGGCGTCTACTTTGGCGGGGTTCTCCCCGCCCGCGGTTCCACACACTCACGTCACACCAGCGAAGGAGGAGCTGTGTCACGCAGCTTGAACAAGGCGATCCTGATCGGCAACCTGGGCTCCGACCCGGAGATCCGCACCACCGCGAACGGGGGCAAGGTGGCCCAGTTCTCCATCGCCACCAGCCGCACGTGGAAGAACGCGAGCGGCGAGCAGCAGGAGAAGACCGAGTGGCACCGCGTGGTCTGCTGGGAGAAGCTGGCCGACATCGTGGAGCGCTACCTCAAGAAGGGCAACCAGGTCTACATCGAGGGCGAGATCGAGTACCGGCAGTACGAGGCCAAGGACGGCACCGGCACCCGCTACAGCACCGAGATCCGCGCCCGCGAGATGATGATGCTGGGCGGCAAGCCCGAGGGTGGCGGTGGCGGTGGCAGCTACGGCGGCGGCGGGGGATACGGCAGCGGTGGTAGCGGTGGCGGTGGCGGGTACGGCGGCGGTGGCGGTGGCAACGCCAATCGCGGCGGCGGCAGCGGCGGAGGCGGTGGGGGTGCCGGCGGCGCCAAGAAGGGCGGCAACTACGACGACTTCCAGCCGCCCGCCTTCGAGGACGACGACGACCTTCCGTTCTGACCTCCTGGGCTCTTCCCGCGCCGCCTGACCGAGCGCGCAAGGACGGGAAGCCGGCTGTACACACGACGACGGGCGGACCCGGCAGGGTTCCGCCCGTCGTCTTTCATCGCGCCTATGCCGCGGGAGCGTCCTCGTTCCGCAGCCGTGAACACCCGCCTCGCGCCCTAACCCTTCCACTACCAGATCCGCAGAAAAGCGTATCGACGGAGCGGAATCCGTCGGCATTGCTGATGATCTCGCCTCACGGAAACACACGCTGTCTGAACGGATCGGTATCCAGCAGCTCTCCCGTCCACCGCGGGGAGTCGTCGACGAGCTTCGCTCGCCCTGGAGGATGAAAGTGTCGCTACATCGCCAGTTCGACGCTTCGCGAAGATCACTTTCTCCCCAACGGCATCCTTCCCCGGCGATACCTCGCCGCCGGCCGACGAGCCCGGCGGCGTGCTTCGCCGGACGCGGCATCATCCACGTTCTTCGTATTCCGCCTCTCCTCACTCCGTGCGCAACGCCACGAGCGGATCGACCCTGCTGGCGCGGCGCGCCGGGATCCACACCGCCACCGACGCGACGCCGAGCACCACGGCCGCGATTGCAACGCCCAGCAGCGGTGGGCTCGCCAGCGGCCAGTTCAGCGCGTTGGAGATGAGGCGTGTGGCGACCATGCTCAGCGGCAGCCCGATGAGGAGGCCGATCGCGCCCAGGGCCAGCCCTCTCGTGAAGAACATGCGGACGACCTGGCCGCGCTGGGCGCCCAGCGCGGTGCGGATCCCGATCTCTCGCGTGTGCTGGCCGACCATGAACGACACCACGGCGTAGAGCCCCACGGCAGACAGGAGCAGCGCGAGCAGGCCGCCGCCGGCGACGGCTCCGCTGGTGCGCAGGAGATCGCGGCGCGCCCGCTCTTCTCGCTGCTCCATGGTCTCGGCCCGGACCACGGGCATCTGCGGCGCTTCGGCGGCCACCAGCTTCCGGATCTCGTTGAGCATGGGCGGCGCGGGCCCCGCCGTTCGCGCGATCACCCCCGTGTTCATGGGCATGTACGGCACGTACACGCGAATCTGGCCCTTGACCTCGGCAGGGCCCGCCGCCGCCGCGTCGACGACG includes:
- the rimI gene encoding ribosomal protein S18-alanine N-acetyltransferase — its product is MDADPGRSGGEPVSIRAFRDTDMPRVLAIERASFSTPWKESTFRSLLMRTDTDLFVAERGGVPVGYAACWTVVDQAELGNVAVAPEARGLGIGGALVDHAIRCARSRGAREVFLEVRESNVSAQSVYLAKGFQVLGRRRRYYTLPTEDALVMRLEA
- the ssb gene encoding single-stranded DNA-binding protein, whose product is MSRSLNKAILIGNLGSDPEIRTTANGGKVAQFSIATSRTWKNASGEQQEKTEWHRVVCWEKLADIVERYLKKGNQVYIEGEIEYRQYEAKDGTGTRYSTEIRAREMMMLGGKPEGGGGGGSYGGGGGYGSGGSGGGGGYGGGGGGNANRGGGSGGGGGGAGGAKKGGNYDDFQPPAFEDDDDLPF